The DNA region AGGTTAAAGACACCTTCTATGTCGACAGCATAACGATGGATACAAGCGATGATTCGTTTACTTTCGAATTGGCCGACAGGACTAAAGAGATGCTTGATGCCAGTGATATAATCGAATTGGAAGTTTCCAAGATATCAGAAAATCAGTACAAGCAAGCTATTATGGAGGATAAGGCTTTGGACGATTTTTTTGATTAATATTTTTTTTCAATAAAACATATCATAATATTGTGATATGAAAATATTTATATATATTAAAATTATAAACTATAAAGTAGATATAAATTTAATGGGAATAAAAATGACAGACAGAAAAAATTATGAAGATATCTCTGATGGCGTTTGTGAAGTATTTGACTCTCATGAGGATGTCATTGAACGTGTACAGAAACGGATGATTGATGAAGAGCAATATTCTGAATTGTCCGAGTTCTTTAAAATCTTCGGCAATCCTACACGATTAAAAATACTTTCTCTACTGACTATTGAAGATTTATGTGTTTGCGACATTTGTGAAGCATTAAATTTAAATCAAACTACTGTTTCAAATCAATTAAGAATATTAAGAGCACATAATATTGTCAAATATCAAAAAGAAGGAAAAATGGCTAGATACTCTCTAACTGATCTTCATATTGAAATGATATACAAAGTTGGCTTGGAACACATCTTGGAATAAAACTCTAAAGGTGTTGTCATTGGAAAAGAATAAATGTTATGACCCTGATTGCGAAAAAGAAGAATGTCATGATCCAGAACATTACAATTATATTTGTTTTGATCCGGATTGTGACGATGTTCACTGTGAAAATCAGAAACATTACAATAAGCAATTATTAAAAGATTATCAAGAAAGTACAGATTTAAGCGTATATGACCACAGGGAAGAAATAGATTATGATGAGGAT from Methanobrevibacter millerae includes:
- a CDS encoding ArsR/SmtB family transcription factor, whose amino-acid sequence is MTDRKNYEDISDGVCEVFDSHEDVIERVQKRMIDEEQYSELSEFFKIFGNPTRLKILSLLTIEDLCVCDICEALNLNQTTVSNQLRILRAHNIVKYQKEGKMARYSLTDLHIEMIYKVGLEHILE